One genomic region from Actinocatenispora thailandica encodes:
- a CDS encoding RNA degradosome polyphosphate kinase gives MTHASEESTRTGDRSTRRGASTRPAAAPRQPGPEPATAPLRGAPDGSAGPSRAGAEPPARDGGAERAAGSTAVRSTEPSDRAELPDGRFLNRELSWLDFNARVLTLAEDRDQPLLERAKFLAIFASNLDEFYMVRVAGLQRRLSTGLTLRTPDRMPPREQLERISQRAAELVGRHSRCFADDVRPALARAGVRILRWSELTADDQERLRGYFRDQVFPVLTPLAVDPAHPFPYISGLSLNLAVLVRAADGSGERFARVKVPNNVPRFVTVQRPNAGRSAFLPVEDLIAAHLDQLFPGMDVVDHHVFRVTRNADLEVEEDRDEDLLQAMERELAQRRFGPPVRLEVASTISDHVLDLLVRELDMTSQDVLRVPGLLDLTALWQIYDAADRDDLTDQPFVPATPAAFSEGETPKSVFATLRGGDVLVHHPYHSFSTTVQRFIEQAAEDPGVLAIKQTLYRTSGDSPIVDALVTAAEAGKQVVAVVEIKARFDEEANISWARKLEQAGCHVMYGLVGLKTHAKMALVVRAEAGGIRRYCHIGTGNYNPKTARTYEDFGLFTADPEVGADATDLFNVLTGYSRQTSYRRLLVAPQGVRAGIIDRIERQADRVRAGKPARIQCKVNSIVDERVIDALYRASRAGVRIDLMVRGICALRPGVPDLSENIRVRSTLGRFLEHSRIFRFTADGFDEFWIGSADLMHRNLDRRVEALVQVTDAAAQAELAGVLDLAMADSTGGFELNPDGSWTRRNGGLNDMQAVLLRETVDET, from the coding sequence ATGACGCACGCCAGCGAGGAGAGCACCCGTACGGGCGACCGGTCGACGCGGCGCGGCGCCAGCACGCGGCCCGCCGCGGCGCCACGGCAGCCAGGGCCGGAGCCGGCCACGGCACCTCTGCGCGGCGCGCCCGACGGCAGCGCCGGCCCGTCGCGGGCCGGCGCCGAGCCGCCGGCCCGCGACGGCGGGGCCGAACGCGCCGCCGGCAGCACCGCCGTGCGCAGCACGGAGCCGAGCGACCGAGCGGAGCTGCCGGACGGCCGGTTCCTCAATCGCGAGCTGTCCTGGCTGGACTTCAACGCCCGGGTGCTCACCCTGGCCGAGGACCGGGACCAGCCGCTGCTGGAACGGGCGAAGTTCCTGGCGATCTTCGCAAGCAACCTGGACGAGTTCTACATGGTGCGCGTCGCCGGGCTGCAGCGCCGGTTGTCCACCGGCCTGACCCTGCGCACGCCGGACCGGATGCCGCCGCGGGAGCAGCTGGAACGGATCAGCCAGCGCGCCGCGGAGCTGGTCGGCCGGCACTCCCGGTGCTTCGCCGACGACGTCCGGCCGGCGCTGGCGCGGGCCGGGGTGCGGATCCTGCGCTGGTCCGAGCTGACCGCCGACGACCAGGAGCGGCTCCGCGGGTACTTCCGTGACCAGGTGTTCCCGGTGCTCACGCCGCTCGCGGTGGACCCGGCGCACCCGTTCCCGTACATCTCGGGGTTGTCGCTGAACCTCGCGGTGCTGGTACGGGCGGCGGACGGCAGCGGCGAGCGGTTCGCCCGGGTGAAGGTGCCGAACAACGTGCCGCGGTTCGTCACGGTGCAACGGCCCAACGCCGGCCGCTCGGCGTTCCTGCCGGTGGAGGACCTGATCGCGGCCCACCTCGACCAGCTGTTCCCGGGCATGGACGTGGTCGACCACCACGTCTTCCGGGTCACCCGCAACGCCGACCTGGAGGTCGAGGAGGACCGGGACGAGGACCTGCTGCAGGCGATGGAGCGCGAGCTGGCACAGCGCCGGTTCGGCCCGCCGGTGCGGCTGGAGGTGGCGTCCACGATCTCCGACCACGTGCTCGACCTGCTGGTCCGGGAGCTCGACATGACCTCGCAGGACGTGCTGCGGGTGCCCGGGCTGCTGGATCTGACCGCGCTGTGGCAGATCTACGACGCGGCCGACCGGGACGACCTGACCGATCAGCCGTTCGTCCCGGCGACGCCGGCGGCGTTCAGCGAGGGCGAGACACCGAAGAGCGTGTTCGCCACGCTGCGCGGCGGCGACGTGCTGGTGCACCATCCGTACCACTCGTTCTCCACCACCGTGCAGCGGTTCATCGAGCAGGCCGCCGAGGATCCGGGCGTGCTCGCGATCAAGCAGACGCTGTACCGCACCTCCGGCGACTCGCCGATCGTCGACGCGCTGGTGACCGCCGCCGAGGCGGGCAAGCAGGTGGTCGCGGTGGTGGAGATCAAGGCCCGGTTCGACGAGGAGGCCAACATCTCCTGGGCGCGCAAGCTGGAGCAGGCCGGCTGCCACGTGATGTACGGGCTGGTCGGGCTGAAGACGCACGCGAAGATGGCGCTGGTGGTGCGCGCCGAGGCGGGTGGCATCCGGCGCTACTGCCACATCGGCACCGGCAACTACAACCCGAAGACCGCCCGCACCTACGAGGACTTCGGCCTGTTCACCGCCGACCCGGAGGTCGGCGCGGACGCCACCGACCTGTTCAACGTGCTGACCGGGTACTCCCGGCAGACGAGCTACCGGCGGCTGCTGGTGGCGCCGCAGGGGGTGCGGGCCGGCATCATCGACCGGATCGAGCGGCAGGCCGACCGGGTCCGGGCGGGCAAGCCGGCCCGCATCCAGTGCAAGGTCAACTCGATCGTGGACGAGCGGGTGATCGACGCGCTGTACCGGGCCAGCCGCGCCGGGGTACGCATCGACCTGATGGTGCGCGGCATCTGCGCACTGCGGCCGGGGGTGCCGGACCTGTCGGAGAACATCCGGGTCCGCTCGACGCTCGGCCGGTTCCTGGAGCATTCGCGCATCTTCCGCTTCACCGCCGACGGCTTCGACGAGTTCTGGATCGGTTCGGCCGATCTGATGCACCGCAACCTGGATCGGCGGGTGGAGGCGCTGGTGCAGGTGACCGACGCCGCCGCGCAGGCCGAGCTGGCCGGGGTGCTGGATCTCGCGATGGCCGACAGCACCGGCGGGTTCGAACTCAACCCGGACGGGTCGTGGACCCGGCGCAACGGTGGCCTGAACGACATGCAGGCGGTGCTGCTGCGCGAAACCGTCGACGAGACCTGA
- a CDS encoding cold-shock protein: protein MQGTVASFEQDTGAGTAVLDDGSRVAFDAAAFAAGGLRHLRPGQRVRLDTGEQGRVERVTLVTMP from the coding sequence ATGCAGGGAACGGTGGCGAGCTTCGAGCAGGACACCGGTGCCGGTACGGCGGTGCTGGACGACGGCAGCCGGGTGGCGTTCGACGCGGCGGCGTTCGCCGCCGGCGGGCTCCGCCACCTGCGGCCCGGCCAGCGGGTCCGGCTGGACACCGGCGAGCAGGGCCGGGTCGAGCGGGTCACCCTGGTGACGATGCCCTGA
- a CDS encoding lysophospholipid acyltransferase family protein, protein MARRGFWVRVGMGVINSTLTVFSRHTWQGAEHIPATGGAIVAANHISQVDPMVMARFVYATGRVPRFLTKASVLQVPLMGPALRSTGQIPVHRGSIDAARSVDEAAAALRDGHVVVVYPEGTTTRDPDFWPMHGRTGVARLALTTGAPVIPVAQWGAQRLQDPVAHTVRPRPRTPVSVLAGPPMDLSGWRERAAGGEPDRTLLTGLSDAIMYRIRELLTELRDEQPPEQLYAWPPRRPATPDGEGGR, encoded by the coding sequence GTGGCGCGTCGAGGTTTCTGGGTGCGGGTCGGCATGGGGGTGATCAACTCCACGCTCACCGTTTTCAGTCGACACACCTGGCAGGGCGCCGAGCACATCCCGGCCACCGGCGGCGCGATCGTGGCCGCGAACCACATCTCTCAGGTCGACCCGATGGTGATGGCCCGGTTCGTGTACGCGACCGGTCGGGTGCCACGGTTCCTGACCAAGGCGAGCGTGTTGCAGGTGCCGCTGATGGGTCCGGCGCTGCGCAGCACCGGCCAGATCCCGGTGCACCGGGGCAGCATCGACGCGGCCCGCTCGGTGGACGAGGCGGCCGCCGCGCTGCGCGACGGCCACGTCGTCGTGGTGTACCCGGAGGGCACCACCACCCGGGACCCGGACTTCTGGCCGATGCACGGCCGTACCGGCGTGGCCCGGCTGGCGCTGACCACCGGCGCGCCGGTGATCCCGGTGGCGCAGTGGGGTGCGCAGCGGCTGCAGGACCCGGTGGCGCACACGGTGCGGCCCCGGCCGCGTACCCCGGTCAGCGTGCTGGCCGGCCCGCCGATGGACCTGTCCGGCTGGCGCGAACGGGCCGCCGGCGGCGAACCGGACCGGACGCTGCTGACCGGCCTGTCCGACGCGATCATGTACCGCATCCGGGAACTGCTCACCGAACTTCGCGACGAGCAGCCACCCGAGCAGCTGTACGCATGGCCGCCGAGGCGGCCGGCCACCCCCGACGGCGAAGGCGGACGATGA
- a CDS encoding NAD(P)H-dependent glycerol-3-phosphate dehydrogenase — protein sequence MTEIKRAAVLSAGSWGTTFGKVLADAGREVRILARRAEVAEAINDTHTNPDYVPEVRLPDAVTATTDPATALDGVDLVVLATPSQALRDNLVAWKPLLDPAASIVSLAKGIELNTSLRMSEVIAEVTGIPTDQVVVVTGPNLAPEIAHGQPTAAVVACTDLARAELVQRAVAAPYFRPYTNTDVVGCEIGGAVKNVIALAYGMASGLGLGDNTKATLITRGLAETSRLGERLGADPRTFSGLAGLGDLVATCSSPLSRNHRFGEYLGRGDSLAAAQRATRQTAEGVKSCRSIRDLAHRYRVEMPITEQVERVCYEQVPPSVAVRELMSRDMKAE from the coding sequence ATGACCGAGATCAAGCGCGCGGCGGTGCTCAGCGCCGGCTCGTGGGGTACCACGTTCGGCAAGGTGCTCGCCGACGCCGGCCGCGAGGTGCGCATCCTCGCCCGGCGGGCCGAGGTCGCCGAGGCGATCAACGACACCCACACCAACCCGGACTACGTGCCCGAGGTACGGCTGCCGGATGCGGTCACCGCCACCACCGACCCGGCGACCGCGCTGGACGGCGTCGACCTGGTGGTGCTCGCCACGCCGAGCCAGGCGCTGCGCGACAACCTGGTCGCCTGGAAGCCGCTGCTGGATCCGGCGGCCAGCATCGTCAGCCTGGCCAAGGGCATCGAGCTGAACACCTCGCTGCGGATGAGCGAGGTGATCGCCGAGGTCACCGGCATCCCGACCGATCAGGTCGTGGTGGTCACCGGCCCGAACCTGGCGCCGGAGATCGCGCACGGCCAGCCGACCGCGGCCGTGGTCGCCTGCACCGACCTGGCCCGCGCGGAGCTGGTGCAGCGGGCGGTCGCGGCACCGTACTTCCGGCCGTACACCAACACCGACGTGGTCGGGTGCGAGATCGGCGGCGCGGTCAAGAACGTCATCGCACTGGCCTACGGGATGGCCTCCGGGCTGGGACTCGGCGACAACACCAAGGCGACGCTGATCACCCGGGGGCTGGCCGAGACCTCCCGGCTGGGGGAGCGGCTCGGCGCCGACCCGCGGACCTTCTCCGGCCTGGCCGGTCTCGGCGACCTGGTCGCCACCTGCTCGTCGCCGCTGTCGCGCAACCACCGGTTCGGCGAGTACCTCGGCCGAGGCGACAGCCTCGCCGCCGCGCAGCGCGCCACCCGGCAGACCGCCGAGGGCGTCAAGAGCTGCCGGTCGATCCGTGACCTGGCGCACCGGTACCGGGTGGAGATGCCGATCACCGAGCAGGTCGAGCGGGTCTGCTACGAGCAGGTGCCGCCGTCGGTGGCGGTGCGCGAGCTGATGAGCCGGGACATGAAGGCGGAGTGA